In Sulfuricurvum sp., the sequence CGGATGGATCGTTGAAAACTCGAGTGAACTCATCTCCTGATCTGTCGTTCCGTCACTTTTGAGAATTTTCCCTTGGCGGACAATCGTATTGTATTCTTTTTTCGCCGTAATATCATCCAAATCGTACAATGCCAAATTTGCTTCGAGCATCGGTTCGGAGATCTGTTTCAGTAGGTAAGTATGGTAGATTTGGCTGATCAGAGAGTGTTTCGTAAAAATATTGTCAATATGCTTGGCACGGTTGGTCTGATACAGCTGATAGAACGTATAGCTGACACTTGATACCGTCACCACGAGGGCAAATACGACAGTGGCAATAACGGCATTATTTTTGATCATATTTATTTAGAACGCCCAAGGAATACAATACCTTGAGCTACGCTAGCCGCTAAGGCACTAAAGCCAGCCCTAGTCGGGCAGAATCTATTTCTCATTTTAGCAGTTTATAGCCGATGCCGCGAATCGATTCAATGAGCGCTTTGTCTCCGAGTTTGTTACGTATCCGACCCATCATTACATCAATACTTTTATTCGAAGAGTCTTCGTTAATCGCACTGACGTTGTGAATCAAATCTTCCCGAGAGACAACCATCCCCTGTTTTTTAATCATGTGCGCGAGGATACCGTACTCCGCATTGGTAAGTTCGATCGGGCGTCCTTTGTAACTGATCTGCATCGCAGACTCGTTGAGTTTGAAATCGCATGCGATCTCCGAAGCTGCCGTAGAAGCTGCATCGTATCGGCGCAATACGGAGTGAATGCGCGCTTCAAGCTCTCTAGGATCATACGGTTTCGGGAGATAATCATCGGCTCCCAATTCCAATGCATTGATCTTGTCAGACACATCAGAGCGTGCCGAAGAGATAATAATCGGAATATTTTGGCGTGCACGGATCGCTTCACATACCTCCAAGCCATCCATCCCCGGCAACGTCAAGTCCAAAATAACCGCATCAAACTTTTCAAGTTTAAGGATACTGAGCGCCTTAAACGGATCGTCTTCAGTAGTCACCGTAAAATCATACTGCTCTAAAAATTCAGTCAGAATCTCGGCGAGCTCGAGATCATCTTCTATCATTAATATTTTACTCATACTCGAATTGTAACTCAGGGACGGTTAATAAGTGCTAACTCATCCACAATGTCAAATGGTAGGCGACAAACGCCAGTGAATAGGCCACAATCGTCGTGAACAAGAATAGATATCCGAAATATTTGATCCCTCCGGCCTCACG encodes:
- a CDS encoding response regulator transcription factor, whose translation is MSKILMIEDDLELAEILTEFLEQYDFTVTTEDDPFKALSILKLEKFDAVILDLTLPGMDGLEVCEAIRARQNIPIIISSARSDVSDKINALELGADDYLPKPYDPRELEARIHSVLRRYDAASTAASEIACDFKLNESAMQISYKGRPIELTNAEYGILAHMIKKQGMVVSREDLIHNVSAINEDSSNKSIDVMMGRIRNKLGDKALIESIRGIGYKLLK